The genomic region GAGCTGCTGGCGGACATACGCCTCGACCTTGCCCTCGGGCGTCCCGGCCAGCGACATCGCCGTCTCGACCTCGGCAGCCCACACCGGGAAGTCGACCTCGCAGAGCTCTTCGACGACGGCCGCCCGCGACCGGAAGTACTCATATACGGAGGACCGCGCGAGTCCCGTCCGCTCGGCGAGTGCCGGGAACGTCAGCGCCTCCGTCCCGCCCTCGGACAGCAGGGACCGTGCCGCGTCCAGCAGGGCGGCTCGCTGCATCGACCGGTGCTCGGCCACGGAGGCCGCTCGAATCCTTGGCACGCTCCCACTTTACGGATGCCCCGCCCAAGACGGGAGACTCTCGTCCGTCAGGGCTTGATCCAAGGTGCCCCGGCCGAAAGAAGCCCCACGTCAGAGGCGTCACGAGCGGCAGCATCCGTCTTCGGCGCGCACGCCCCGCCACAGGGCCGCCGATGGATCCGCGCGCCGTCGCACGCCGGAGGCAGGGACGATTCAGCGAGGTCAGCGCCCAAAACTCGCCAGCTTGGCCCGCAACTGGAGGACGGACTTGGTGTGGATCTGGCTGACCCGGCTCTCCGTCACACCGAGGACATTGCCGATCTCGGCGAGCGTGAGGCCCTCGTAGTAGTAGAGCGTGACGACGGTCTTCTCGCGCTCGGGGAGCGTGTTGATGGCCCGCGCCAGGAAGCGTCGCAGTTCCCGGTCCTCGGCGACCTCCACGGGATTGTCTGCCGCGGTGTCCTCAAGGGTGTCCATCAGGCTCAGCCGGTCGCCGCCCTCGCCGCCGACATGCAGCAGCTCCTCCAGGGCAACCACGTTCGCCAGCGACAACTGGCTGAACACCGCGTGCAGTTCGTCGACCGCGATGCCCAGCTCGGCGGCCACCTCGCACTCCGACGGTGAACGCCGCAGCCGTGCCTCCAGCGTCGCGTAGGCCCGCTCGACATTGCGCGCCTTCTGCCGCACGGACCGCGGGATCCAGTCCAGCGCCCGCAGTTCGTCGATCATCGCGCCCCGGATCCGCGTGATCGCGTACGTCTCGAACTTGATCTCCCGCTCGATGTCGAACTTCTCGATGGCGTCGATCAGCCCGAACACTCCCGACGAGACGAAGTCAGCCTGCTCCACATTGGGCGGCAGCCCCACGCTCACCCGGCCCGCAACATACTTCACCAGCGGCGAGTAGTGCAGGATCAGCTGCTCGCGCAGTCGCTCGTCGCCCGTGGTCTTGTACGACCTCCACAGCTCGTCGAGCGTCGAGGGGGCGGGCGGCCGCACGCCGCTGCGGGCAGCGGGTGGAACAGCCGCCCGGTCAGACCCGGAGGTGTGCTGGGGCATTCGTCGCCTTGTGCCGTTCTGCCGTGAACTGTGAGTGTCCGAGTGAGCTGTCGGTCTGATGTCGAGTTGCCTGTCTGAGTCGGAATCCTTGTGAGCGTAGCGTGACTGCACCGTCGCAGTGCGCGAAGGTCGAGGGATCCACCGTGCGCAGATACGTTCCGCTGGGCGCTCCTCAGGGTCACGGTCGTCGCCATGCGTAACCACCGAGGAGCGCCAACTATGCGAACTGCCAAGGGTTTCGGGGGGTCGCCCGGACGGCCGAACACTCTCAGTCAGCATCGCCCCCGATCCGTACCGACGGAGAAAGTGGCCTGGCGTGTCAACTTCCAGCCGTCGCCGTGTCGTTCGACGAAGCCAAGTGAGCGGAGTTCGTACAGCCTCGCGACCGCGTCGTCCGCCGTCGTCCCGGCGCCCCTGGCAATCTCCTCGGACGACGCGGTCCGGCGGGCCGGCAGCTCGGCGAGCACACGGGCGGCGGCCGGGTCGAGGAGGTCGCGCGGCAGCACCGGCCCACGCCGGTCCGGCGCCAGCTCGCCCATGTCGCCGACCAGCTCCGCGACTTCCGCGGCGTCGGTGACCAGCGTCGCGTCCCCGCGCAGCAGTTCGTGCACCCCCGCCGAGAGCGCGCTGGTGGCCGGACCAGGTACTCCTATCGCATACCGGCCCAACCGCTGAGCCGCCCGGGCGGTCACCAGAGCGCCGCTCCGGTAGGCCGCCTCGACGACCACCGTGCCACGGGTCAACGCCGCGATGACTCTGTTGCGGAGGATGAATCTGCTCGGTGTCGGATGGTCGCCGGGCGGCAACTCGCCCACGACCAGTCCCTGTTCGGCGATCCTGGTGATCAACTGTGTGTGCCCGCGCGGGTAGGGCCGGTCGACCCCGCAGGCGAGTACGGCGACGGTGGCCCCGCCCGCGCCGAGCGCGCCACGGTGCGTCGCGCCGTCCACCCCGTAGGCACCCCCGGACACCACGACCCAGCCCCGCTCGGCGAGCCCCGCACCGAGTACGGACGCCATGTACGCCCCGTACTCGGTGCAGGCCCGTGCCCCCACGACGGCGACGGAGCGCAGCGCCCATATCCGCAGGCTGGGCCTCCCCCGCACCCATAGACCGGTGGGCCGTGCGTCCCCGAGGTCGTCCAGTTGCGCGGGCCACTCGGCGTCCCCGGGGCACACGAACCGCGTCCCGGCGTCCCGTGCCACGGCGAGGTCCCGCTCCGGGTCCGCCCGCTCGGCCCGGGCCCGCAAGCCCGCCCATCTCTTGTCCGTCACGCCCGGCAGCTGTTGCCCGCCTCCGAGGAGCCGCCGGACG from Streptomyces sp. NBC_00878 harbors:
- the whiG gene encoding RNA polymerase sigma factor WhiG — encoded protein: MPQHTSGSDRAAVPPAARSGVRPPAPSTLDELWRSYKTTGDERLREQLILHYSPLVKYVAGRVSVGLPPNVEQADFVSSGVFGLIDAIEKFDIEREIKFETYAITRIRGAMIDELRALDWIPRSVRQKARNVERAYATLEARLRRSPSECEVAAELGIAVDELHAVFSQLSLANVVALEELLHVGGEGGDRLSLMDTLEDTAADNPVEVAEDRELRRFLARAINTLPEREKTVVTLYYYEGLTLAEIGNVLGVTESRVSQIHTKSVLQLRAKLASFGR
- the dprA gene encoding DNA-processing protein DprA; this translates as MEPGDEVCGRWLREIGAAEVVRRLLGGGQQLPGVTDKRWAGLRARAERADPERDLAVARDAGTRFVCPGDAEWPAQLDDLGDARPTGLWVRGRPSLRIWALRSVAVVGARACTEYGAYMASVLGAGLAERGWVVVSGGAYGVDGATHRGALGAGGATVAVLACGVDRPYPRGHTQLITRIAEQGLVVGELPPGDHPTPSRFILRNRVIAALTRGTVVVEAAYRSGALVTARAAQRLGRYAIGVPGPATSALSAGVHELLRGDATLVTDAAEVAELVGDMGELAPDRRGPVLPRDLLDPAAARVLAELPARRTASSEEIARGAGTTADDAVARLYELRSLGFVERHGDGWKLTRQATFSVGTDRGRC